From Candidatus Saganbacteria bacterium, a single genomic window includes:
- a CDS encoding ketopantoate reductase family protein produces the protein MKFLVYGAGSIGCVFGGFLAKAGEEVVLLGRPGHIEIMKAKGLDITGIWGDHHVPGILGYTNSADLKEDHANTFDLVLLTVKSYDTVAAMADIRNIASENTYVLSLQNGIGNVESIAKIIGPEMTLGGRVIFGAEFVAPGSVKVTVSAEDVAIGRISLKTPKEPVEEMANLFTLSGIKTIATDEIQKYIWGKVLYNCALNALATLLGINYGALIETEYTRDIMRRIVAEIYAVAQKKGIELELKTKEEYIKILFNRLIPMTSSHKPSMLRDIEKIKKTEIDYLNGMIVQMGKDIGIHAPTNQFLTELIKFKELKHQ, from the coding sequence ATGAAATTCCTTGTGTACGGGGCCGGCTCGATAGGCTGCGTGTTCGGCGGCTTCCTGGCGAAAGCCGGCGAAGAAGTCGTGCTTCTTGGCAGGCCGGGCCATATCGAGATCATGAAAGCGAAAGGCCTTGATATCACCGGCATCTGGGGAGACCATCACGTTCCGGGAATACTGGGATACACGAACAGCGCCGACCTTAAAGAGGACCACGCTAATACTTTTGATCTCGTCCTTTTGACCGTAAAATCCTATGATACAGTTGCCGCCATGGCGGATATCAGGAATATCGCCAGTGAGAACACTTATGTCCTCTCCCTGCAGAACGGCATCGGGAACGTGGAGTCGATAGCAAAAATAATAGGCCCGGAAATGACCCTCGGCGGCCGGGTCATATTCGGCGCAGAGTTCGTTGCTCCGGGTTCGGTAAAAGTGACCGTCAGCGCGGAAGACGTGGCAATAGGGAGGATAAGCCTGAAGACACCGAAAGAACCGGTAGAAGAGATGGCTAATCTGTTCACGCTTTCCGGTATTAAAACGATCGCGACAGATGAGATCCAAAAATATATATGGGGAAAAGTCCTTTATAATTGCGCCCTTAACGCTCTCGCTACCCTTCTGGGAATAAACTACGGAGCCTTGATCGAAACAGAGTACACGCGTGACATCATGAGGCGTATCGTCGCCGAGATCTACGCCGTCGCGCAGAAGAAGGGCATTGAGCTCGAGCTGAAGACAAAGGAAGAATATATCAAGATACTGTTTAACCGCCTGATCCCCATGACGTCTTCTCATAAACCTTCGATGCTGAGGGATATAGAAAAGATAAAAAAGACGGAGATCGATTATCTCAACGGGATGATCGTCCAAATGGGGAAAGATATCGGGATCCATGCTCCGACAAACCAGTTTTTGACGGAACTTATCAAATTCAAAGAATTAAAACACCAATGA
- a CDS encoding TldD/PmbA family protein, with protein MTDLIKSSLINFGADFADVFTEEVSSTSIVIEDARIDKLIAGSYSGKGIRAMKGLEVDYEYYSQKETAPEKPDIPIDKKIALVEKADRAARKISPLIRQVSISYGDTVQKVTCSNSLGIHAKGTRIRTRFVVSVIASNNGVLQTGYETAGASTGFELFEKVDVEKMGVIAAERAVMMLGASAAPSGKMAVIIMSEAGGTLIHEACGHGLEADFIVKNTSVYGGKTGQKVASELITVIDDATIPGAYGSFEFDDEGTPSQKKILIENGILKGFMSDIYNSRILNIGSSGNGRREDFQQKPQPRMTNTYIERGNSDPGEIISSVKNGLLVKKLGGGQVNVTNGDFVFEVQEGYVIENGKIKRSVRGATLIGNGPKILAEIDMVGSDLHFIIGTCGKGDHAPVSDAMPTVRVPEIVVGGRA; from the coding sequence ATGACCGATCTTATTAAAAGCTCCCTGATAAATTTCGGCGCTGATTTTGCCGACGTCTTCACAGAGGAAGTTTCATCCACATCCATAGTCATCGAGGACGCCAGGATCGACAAGCTGATCGCCGGAAGTTACTCGGGAAAAGGCATCCGTGCCATGAAAGGCCTTGAGGTGGACTATGAATATTACTCTCAAAAAGAGACCGCGCCCGAAAAACCCGACATCCCGATAGATAAGAAGATCGCCCTTGTCGAAAAAGCGGACCGTGCTGCAAGAAAGATAAGCCCTCTGATCAGGCAGGTGTCGATCAGCTACGGCGACACCGTTCAGAAAGTCACCTGTTCAAATTCTCTCGGGATACATGCTAAAGGGACAAGGATAAGGACCAGGTTCGTAGTGAGCGTTATTGCCAGCAATAATGGGGTTTTGCAGACCGGATACGAGACAGCCGGCGCGAGCACGGGCTTTGAGCTTTTTGAAAAAGTAGACGTTGAAAAGATGGGGGTAATAGCCGCCGAAAGGGCTGTCATGATGCTTGGAGCATCTGCCGCGCCTTCCGGGAAAATGGCTGTAATCATAATGAGCGAAGCTGGCGGGACTCTGATTCATGAAGCATGCGGCCACGGGCTTGAAGCGGATTTCATTGTAAAGAATACAAGCGTCTACGGCGGAAAGACCGGACAAAAGGTCGCTTCAGAACTTATAACAGTTATAGACGACGCGACTATTCCGGGAGCTTACGGTTCTTTTGAATTCGATGACGAAGGTACTCCTTCACAGAAAAAGATCCTCATAGAGAACGGCATCCTGAAGGGTTTTATGAGCGATATCTATAATTCGAGAATATTAAATATCGGATCCTCCGGGAACGGAAGGCGCGAGGACTTTCAGCAAAAACCCCAGCCCAGGATGACGAATACTTATATCGAAAGGGGCAATTCCGATCCCGGAGAGATCATCAGCTCTGTAAAGAACGGTCTGCTCGTCAAAAAGCTCGGCGGAGGCCAGGTCAACGTGACCAACGGTGATTTTGTATTCGAAGTCCAGGAAGGTTACGTTATAGAGAACGGTAAAATAAAAAGGTCTGTCCGCGGTGCTACTCTTATCGGTAATGGCCCAAAGATACTTGCGGAAATAGATATGGTCGGCAGCGACCTTCATTTCATCATCGGGACCTGCGGAAAGGGAGATCACGCTCCTGTATCAGACGCGATGCCTACGGTAAGGGTACCTGAGATAGTGGTTGGTGGGAGAGCTTAA
- a CDS encoding methylenetetrahydrofolate reductase encodes MNTLRKAIDNNEFILTAEIFPPRGSDIIPALEKARQLKDTVHAINVTDNQRAVMRMNPIVLCHKLVSEGVDAVYQMSCRDRNSMGLSSDILAAAALGIKNILAITGDYPVKDGKVLAKPVFEVDSVQLIDLIKKISGGKDLHGNGLSGKADLTTGCVVNPNSEQMDLQIMKLRKKIDAGAEFIQTQVVFDTDLFKKFRDKAGRLKAKLLLGIFPLKSLSAAVFMDQKVPGVKVGEKVLKRMKAAKDPVKEGLDIAVETIKELKSLCDGVHFMTMNDAETVKRITEKI; translated from the coding sequence ATGAACACCTTAAGAAAAGCCATAGATAACAATGAATTCATATTGACTGCGGAGATATTCCCACCCAGGGGAAGCGATATAATCCCCGCTCTGGAAAAAGCCAGGCAGCTTAAAGACACGGTACACGCGATAAACGTGACCGACAACCAGAGGGCGGTGATGAGGATGAACCCCATTGTCCTCTGCCACAAGCTTGTAAGCGAAGGTGTCGATGCGGTATATCAGATGTCCTGCCGCGACCGCAACAGCATGGGGCTTTCATCTGATATACTCGCGGCGGCAGCGCTCGGCATTAAAAATATCCTGGCCATCACCGGAGATTATCCCGTCAAGGATGGGAAAGTCCTCGCGAAGCCCGTGTTCGAAGTGGATTCGGTCCAGTTGATAGATCTTATTAAAAAAATTAGCGGCGGGAAAGATCTTCACGGTAACGGTCTGTCGGGCAAAGCCGATCTTACCACAGGCTGCGTGGTCAATCCGAACAGCGAGCAGATGGACCTTCAAATAATGAAACTGAGAAAAAAAATAGATGCGGGCGCCGAATTCATCCAGACACAGGTGGTCTTTGACACAGACCTGTTCAAAAAGTTCCGCGACAAGGCGGGCCGTCTCAAGGCAAAACTTCTGCTCGGCATATTCCCTTTAAAATCTTTATCGGCAGCGGTCTTTATGGACCAGAAAGTTCCCGGGGTGAAAGTGGGGGAGAAGGTCCTGAAAAGGATGAAAGCCGCTAAAGATCCGGTCAAAGAAGGCCTGGATATCGCGGTCGAGACGATAAAAGAACTTAAATCTTTATGCGACGGCGTTCACTTCATGACGATGAACGATGCGGAAACAGTCAAACGGATAACAGAGAAAATATGA
- a CDS encoding methylenetetrahydrofolate reductase C-terminal domain-containing protein, whose amino-acid sequence MIVTEQKKIEEILGMLKESKSIFIAGCGSCATTTNTGGEEQVREMKKALEKAGKRVTGTKVIESTCDERLCKKDLKDLRKEMDEADTFLVMSCGAGSQTIADLIGKKTFPALNSMFLARVERAGKFYEMCTTCGDCQLDKTGGICLITRCAKNTLNGPCGGSVEGKCEVNKENDCAWAIIEERLKQINSVSDIRDFRPVKDWSAALRPRKVEK is encoded by the coding sequence ATGATCGTAACAGAACAAAAGAAGATCGAAGAAATACTTGGGATGCTCAAAGAGAGCAAAAGCATTTTTATTGCGGGCTGCGGCTCGTGCGCCACGACAACAAATACCGGCGGCGAAGAACAGGTCAGGGAGATGAAAAAGGCCCTTGAAAAAGCCGGAAAGCGCGTTACCGGGACAAAAGTAATAGAATCGACCTGCGACGAGCGGCTGTGCAAAAAAGATCTCAAAGACCTGCGTAAAGAAATGGACGAAGCCGACACTTTTCTTGTCATGTCATGCGGGGCGGGGTCCCAGACGATAGCCGACCTGATCGGCAAAAAAACTTTTCCCGCTCTCAATTCCATGTTCCTGGCAAGAGTGGAGCGCGCGGGAAAATTCTACGAGATGTGCACCACCTGCGGGGACTGCCAGCTGGACAAGACGGGCGGCATCTGCCTTATAACACGATGCGCTAAAAACACCCTGAACGGCCCGTGCGGCGGTTCCGTAGAGGGCAAATGCGAGGTCAACAAGGAAAACGACTGCGCGTGGGCGATCATCGAAGAGAGGCTGAAGCAGATAAATTCCGTTTCGGACATCAGGGATTTCCGGCCGGTAAAAGACTGGTCCGCAGCGCTGCGGCCGAGAAAAGTCGAAAAATGA
- the lysS gene encoding lysine--tRNA ligase, whose amino-acid sequence MEGNMEELNRQENTEDLSALLKVRREKLDFFRSIGMEPFAYNFKKNTDSIFILEKYKDLEHGQESGEEYSLAGRVMLKRGHGKAAFAHIQDEKGRLQIYVKLDIVGAKIFEAFEKIDIGDIIGVKGKIFKTKTGEVSVKVHELILLTKSLRPLPEKWHGLHDTDTRYRERYVDLIVNPAVKEVFMTRSRVISQIRRSLEGKGFIEVETPMLHSMQGGAAAKPFKTFHNALNMELFLRIAPELYLKRLIAGGFEKVFEIGRVFRNEGMSFKHNPEYTMIEIYQAYADYEDIMKLTEELVSESVSSVLGTLKVKYKEHGIDFSAPWKRMTLSQALKHFAGIDIGISEKDLRKLAKERGIEEAGSLGSGKLINELYDRFVEPHLIQPTFITDYPLETSPLAKKKRNDPKLVERFEVIVAGMELANAFSELNDPIDQRQRFEKQMELKKAGDEETESLDEDYIKALEIGMPPAGGLGIGIDRLIMLITNSSSIRDVLLFPHMRPLT is encoded by the coding sequence ATGGAAGGCAATATGGAAGAGCTGAACAGGCAGGAAAATACCGAAGACCTCAGCGCGCTGTTAAAGGTCCGCCGGGAGAAGCTGGATTTTTTCAGGTCGATCGGGATGGAGCCGTTCGCATACAACTTCAAAAAAAATACGGATTCGATCTTTATCCTCGAAAAGTATAAAGATCTTGAGCACGGGCAGGAAAGCGGGGAAGAATACTCGCTTGCCGGCCGCGTGATGCTCAAAAGAGGCCACGGCAAAGCGGCTTTCGCGCATATCCAGGACGAAAAAGGCAGGCTCCAGATATATGTAAAACTTGATATTGTCGGCGCAAAAATATTCGAGGCTTTCGAGAAGATAGATATCGGCGATATCATCGGGGTCAAGGGAAAAATATTCAAGACAAAGACGGGCGAAGTCTCCGTTAAAGTGCATGAACTTATCCTTCTGACAAAATCACTCAGGCCGCTACCTGAAAAATGGCACGGGCTCCATGACACCGACACAAGATACAGGGAGCGGTATGTCGACCTTATCGTTAATCCCGCGGTGAAAGAAGTGTTCATGACCAGGAGCCGCGTGATCTCGCAGATAAGGAGGTCGCTTGAAGGAAAAGGCTTTATCGAGGTAGAGACCCCGATGCTCCATTCCATGCAGGGCGGGGCCGCCGCAAAACCGTTCAAGACTTTCCATAACGCGCTTAATATGGAATTGTTCTTAAGGATCGCTCCGGAATTATATTTAAAAAGGCTGATCGCGGGAGGTTTCGAGAAAGTCTTTGAGATCGGCAGGGTCTTCAGGAACGAGGGGATGTCGTTCAAGCATAACCCCGAATATACGATGATCGAGATCTACCAGGCTTATGCCGACTATGAAGATATCATGAAACTGACCGAGGAACTTGTCTCCGAGTCCGTCAGCAGCGTACTCGGCACATTGAAAGTAAAGTACAAAGAACACGGGATAGATTTTTCCGCCCCCTGGAAAAGGATGACCCTGTCGCAGGCCCTGAAGCACTTCGCGGGGATCGATATCGGCATATCCGAAAAAGACCTCAGGAAACTGGCAAAAGAAAGAGGGATCGAAGAGGCCGGTTCGCTCGGTTCGGGGAAACTGATAAATGAACTTTACGACAGGTTCGTGGAGCCGCACCTGATCCAGCCGACCTTTATCACGGATTACCCGCTTGAGACGTCGCCGCTGGCGAAAAAGAAAAGGAACGACCCGAAACTGGTCGAAAGGTTCGAGGTCATTGTCGCGGGGATGGAACTTGCCAACGCGTTCTCGGAACTGAACGACCCCATCGACCAGAGACAGCGCTTTGAAAAACAGATGGAGCTGAAAAAAGCCGGGGATGAAGAGACGGAATCTCTTGACGAGGACTATATAAAAGCGCTCGAGATCGGGATGCCGCCGGCGGGCGGGCTGGGTATAGGCATAGACAGGCTGATAATGCTCATAACGAACTCATCATCGATAAGGGATGTATTATTATTCCCGCACATGAGGCCTTTGACATAA